The stretch of DNA CAACGACGCGATGCACTGAAAGCAGGGCTGCTGGGAGTGGGAGGCTTATCGCTTTCCAACTTTTTGAAGCTCAGCCATGCGGGAGAGGTTTCGTCGAAAGCGAAAGCCAAAGCCGCAATCTATATCAACCTGGGGGGTGGCCCCAGCCACATGGACACCTTTGATATGAAGCCCAATGCACCGGCTGAGTATCGAGGGGAATTCAATCCCATTAAGACGAATGTCTCCGGTATCGAGATCTGTGAGCATCTGCCTCATCTGGCGAAGCAGGCCGACAAGTTCGCCCTCATTCGTGGTGTCTCGCACACTCTGGCGGCTCATGAACTGGGCACGCAATACGTCAACTGCGGCAACCGGCCCATCCCTTCGCTGGAATTCCCGGGATACGGTTCAGTGGTTGCCAAGGAGTTGGGTGGCCCGGATAACCTGCCAGCCTATGTAGCCATTCCACGCACGAGTTCAAAGTCGGGATATCTGGGAGTGAAATACGCCCCACTGGCCACGGGGAACACACCCAAGGCTGGCATGCCTTATTCCGTGCGTGGGGTTTCACTGCAGAATGGCTTGACAGTGCAGGAAGTGGATCGTCGCAAGAATCTGCTCAACGATCTTGATCGGACGTTTGCTGGTTACGAAAAGCAGAACCAGTTGCTGGAAGGGATGGATCAGTTTGCCGAACAGGCTTATTCGATGATCACTTCACCAGCCGCCCGCAAAGCGTTTGATATCAGCCAGGA from Planctopirus ephydatiae encodes:
- a CDS encoding DUF1501 domain-containing protein, whose product is MATSYTCDGIQRRDALKAGLLGVGGLSLSNFLKLSHAGEVSSKAKAKAAIYINLGGGPSHMDTFDMKPNAPAEYRGEFNPIKTNVSGIEICEHLPHLAKQADKFALIRGVSHTLAAHELGTQYVNCGNRPIPSLEFPGYGSVVAKELGGPDNLPAYVAIPRTSSKSGYLGVKYAPLATGNTPKAGMPYSVRGVSLQNGLTVQEVDRRKNLLNDLDRTFAGYEKQNQLLEGMDQFAEQAYSMITSPAARKAFDISQESPKFAEPFGETPFGTSCLLATRLIESGVRFVTISYGGWDTHEDNWTRLKEKQLPPFDEGLAALLSGLAQKGLLDSTAVFVTGEFGRTPKINARAGRDHFARNMFMIMAGGGVRAGQVIGASDEKAMAPASQAITPDDVAASFYHNLGIDPKKEYQTNTGRPLMIVRDGNIIPSLFA